In Sphingobium amiense, a genomic segment contains:
- the cmk gene encoding (d)CMP kinase: protein MIIAVDGPAASGKGTIAKALGRHYGLPVLDTGLLYRAVGLAVLKAGHDPDIEADALAACGFDDAILADPALRTEAVGSLASRVSVHQSVRDALIQRQRDFATQPGGAILDGRDIGTVIAPDADAKIFVTASVRVRAERRYQDALSHGGHPDMDSLIADIQARDTRDMSRDHAPLKQADGADLLDTSDLTIDAAVQRAIALVDAQLEGRA, encoded by the coding sequence ATGATTATCGCCGTGGACGGCCCCGCCGCATCGGGCAAGGGCACCATCGCCAAGGCGCTGGGCCGCCATTATGGCCTGCCGGTGCTGGACACTGGCCTGCTCTACCGCGCGGTCGGGCTGGCGGTGCTCAAGGCCGGGCATGACCCCGACATCGAGGCGGACGCGCTCGCCGCCTGCGGCTTCGACGACGCGATCCTCGCCGACCCGGCGCTGCGCACCGAAGCGGTGGGCAGCCTCGCCAGCCGTGTGTCGGTGCACCAGAGCGTGCGCGACGCCCTCATCCAGCGGCAGCGCGATTTCGCGACGCAGCCGGGCGGCGCGATCCTCGACGGGCGCGACATCGGCACCGTGATCGCGCCGGACGCCGACGCCAAGATCTTCGTGACGGCGAGCGTCCGGGTGCGGGCCGAGCGCCGCTATCAGGACGCCCTCTCCCATGGCGGGCACCCGGACATGGACAGCCTCATCGCCGACATCCAGGCGCGCGACACCCGCGACATGAGCCGCGACCATGCTCCGCTTAAACAGGCCGACGGCGCGGACTTGCTAGATACCAGCGATTTGACTATAGACGCCGCCGTCCAGCGGGCGATCGCGCTTGTGGACGCCCAGCTTGAAGGTCGCGCGTAA
- the nth gene encoding endonuclease III yields the protein MNRAQIFDFFSRLAEANPAPQTELEYGNDFQLLVAVVLSAQATDVGVNKATRALFREVETPQQMVDLGEEGLKAHIRTIGLFNAKAKNVIALSQMLVRDYGGQVPQDRDTLTLLPGVGRKTANVVLNTAFGQEAFAVDTHIFRVGNRTGLAPGKTVLAVEQKLDKRVPAPFRRDAHHWLILHGRYVCKARRPECWRCIVADLCRYRPKTPAPAAKAPKTPPV from the coding sequence ATGAACAGGGCGCAGATCTTCGATTTCTTCAGCCGCCTAGCCGAAGCCAATCCCGCGCCGCAGACGGAGCTGGAATATGGCAACGACTTTCAGTTGCTGGTGGCGGTCGTCCTGTCCGCGCAGGCCACCGATGTCGGCGTCAACAAGGCGACCCGCGCGCTGTTCCGCGAGGTCGAAACGCCGCAGCAGATGGTCGATCTGGGCGAAGAGGGGCTGAAAGCCCACATCAGGACCATCGGCCTCTTCAACGCCAAGGCGAAGAATGTGATCGCCCTGTCGCAAATGCTGGTCCGCGACTATGGCGGGCAAGTTCCGCAGGATCGCGACACGCTGACGCTGCTGCCCGGCGTGGGGCGCAAGACCGCGAACGTGGTCCTCAACACCGCCTTCGGGCAGGAAGCCTTCGCGGTCGATACGCACATCTTCCGCGTCGGCAACCGCACGGGTCTCGCACCGGGGAAAACAGTGCTCGCGGTCGAACAGAAGCTCGACAAACGCGTCCCCGCTCCCTTCCGCCGCGACGCGCATCACTGGCTGATCCTGCATGGCCGCTATGTCTGCAAGGCGCGTCGACCCGAATGCTGGCGCTGCATCGTGGCGGACCTGTGCCGCTACCGGCCAAAGACCCCAGCCCCGGCAGCGAAAGCGCCCAAAACGCCACCGGTTTGA
- a CDS encoding HPP family protein, with amino-acid sequence MLLRFFRPVLAGAHLPARLVACIGAAAGITITTLLCSRLPMGDLPVLVAPLGASAVLVFAVPASPLAQPWPIIGGNVLSALFGVAVFHLVPNVAVASGVAVGGAILLMSLLRCLHPPGGAAALTAVIGSQSIHAAGYGFALAPVGVNSVTLVLLGILFHRFTNHSYPHRPALAVKAASAEQAAAGFHAQDIDRALEDMQESFDIAREDLDLLLSRAELHAKRRLGDG; translated from the coding sequence ATGCTTCTCCGTTTCTTCAGGCCCGTTCTGGCGGGCGCGCACCTGCCCGCCCGGCTGGTCGCCTGCATCGGCGCCGCCGCCGGCATCACGATCACCACTCTCCTTTGCAGTCGCCTGCCGATGGGCGACCTGCCCGTCCTTGTTGCGCCGCTCGGCGCATCGGCGGTTCTGGTCTTCGCCGTCCCCGCCAGCCCCCTCGCCCAGCCATGGCCGATCATCGGCGGCAATGTCCTTTCCGCGCTGTTCGGCGTCGCGGTGTTTCATCTCGTCCCCAATGTCGCGGTGGCGAGCGGTGTGGCGGTGGGCGGCGCGATCCTGCTCATGTCGCTGCTGCGCTGCCTGCATCCCCCCGGCGGAGCGGCGGCGCTGACCGCCGTCATCGGCAGCCAGAGCATCCATGCGGCAGGCTACGGCTTCGCGCTGGCGCCCGTGGGCGTCAATTCGGTCACGCTGGTGCTGCTGGGCATCCTGTTCCACCGCTTCACCAATCACAGCTACCCGCATCGCCCCGCCCTCGCGGTGAAGGCGGCCAGCGCGGAACAGGCGGCGGCGGGCTTCCACGCGCAGGACATCGACCGCGCACTCGAAGACATGCAGGAGAGCTTCGACATCGCGCGGGAGGATCTGGACCTGCTGCTGTCGCGCGCCGAACTGCACGCGAAGCGGCGACTGGGCGACGGATAA
- the aroA gene encoding 3-phosphoshikimate 1-carboxyvinyltransferase, with amino-acid sequence MTSSDDQPSPHSFTAAPPLAGSVTVPGDKSISHRSLMLSALAVGESRVEGLLEGEDVLATAAAMRAIGAQIGRDAQGVWHIHGVGVGGLLQPQTALDMGNSGTSTRLLMGLLASHDLTATFIGDASLSKRPMARVTEPLGRMGASFTSSPGDRLPLTMRGACPAVPLDYRLPVASAQVKSAILLAGLNTPGITRVVEPIPTRDHSERMLKGFGADLSVETEEDGTRVITLVGEAELTPQNIVVPGDPSSAAFPMVAALLVPGSRVTIANVGLNATRAGLIDLLREMGGAIEIVNAREVGGEPVGDLIVTASTLHGIEPDPARAPSMIDEYPVAFIAAACAQGRSVFRGLEELRVKESDRIATMAQGLRAIGVTVEELEDGIVIEGSGGAPLPGGGPIATKLDHRIAMSFAVAGLVSRDGVTIDDMRPVATSFPTFLPLLRQLGAVE; translated from the coding sequence GTGACCTCATCAGACGATCAGCCCTCTCCCCACAGCTTCACTGCCGCTCCGCCGCTCGCGGGCAGCGTCACCGTGCCGGGGGACAAGAGCATATCGCACCGCTCGCTGATGCTTTCGGCGCTCGCGGTCGGGGAAAGTCGCGTCGAGGGATTGCTGGAGGGCGAGGACGTGCTCGCCACCGCCGCCGCGATGCGGGCCATAGGCGCGCAGATCGGGCGCGACGCGCAGGGCGTGTGGCACATTCACGGCGTGGGGGTCGGCGGCCTGCTCCAGCCGCAGACCGCGCTCGACATGGGCAATAGCGGCACCTCGACGCGCCTGCTCATGGGGCTGCTCGCCAGTCATGATCTGACCGCGACCTTCATCGGCGACGCATCGCTCAGCAAGCGCCCCATGGCGCGCGTGACCGAGCCGCTGGGCCGTATGGGCGCGAGTTTCACGTCCAGTCCCGGCGACCGCCTACCGCTGACGATGCGGGGCGCCTGCCCCGCCGTCCCGCTCGACTATCGCCTTCCCGTCGCTTCGGCGCAGGTCAAGTCGGCGATTCTTCTTGCGGGCCTCAACACGCCGGGCATCACCCGCGTGGTCGAGCCGATCCCCACCCGCGACCATAGCGAACGGATGCTGAAGGGCTTCGGCGCGGACCTCAGCGTGGAAACGGAAGAGGATGGCACGCGCGTCATCACGCTCGTCGGCGAAGCGGAACTGACGCCGCAGAATATCGTCGTGCCCGGCGACCCCTCCTCCGCCGCCTTCCCGATGGTCGCGGCGCTGCTGGTACCGGGATCGCGGGTAACGATCGCGAATGTCGGCCTGAATGCCACACGCGCGGGCCTCATCGACCTGCTGCGCGAGATGGGCGGCGCGATCGAGATCGTGAACGCCCGCGAGGTGGGCGGAGAGCCGGTCGGCGACCTGATCGTCACCGCCTCCACGCTGCACGGCATCGAACCCGATCCCGCCCGCGCGCCCAGCATGATCGACGAATATCCCGTCGCCTTCATCGCCGCCGCCTGCGCGCAGGGCCGCAGCGTCTTTCGCGGTCTCGAAGAACTGCGCGTCAAGGAATCGGATCGCATCGCGACCATGGCGCAGGGTCTGCGCGCCATCGGCGTCACGGTCGAGGAACTGGAAGACGGCATCGTGATCGAAGGCAGCGGCGGCGCGCCGCTCCCCGGCGGCGGCCCCATCGCGACGAAGCTCGATCACCGGATCGCCATGAGCTTCGCGGTGGCCGGTCTCGTGTCGCGCGATGGCGTCACCATCGACGACATGCGTCCGGTCGCGACCAGCTTCCCGACCTTCCTGCCGCTGCTCCGCCAACTGGGGGCGGTCGAATGA
- a CDS encoding integration host factor subunit beta: MIRSELIQKLAHDNPGLHIQEVEKIVDLFFKEIVDRLSSGGRVELRGFGAFTTRARDARTGRNPRTGEQVPVSAKRVPYFKPGKEMRERLNVKTDA; the protein is encoded by the coding sequence ATGATCCGTTCGGAATTGATTCAAAAGCTGGCCCATGACAATCCGGGCCTGCATATTCAGGAAGTAGAGAAGATCGTTGATCTTTTCTTCAAAGAGATTGTCGACAGACTGTCATCGGGCGGTCGCGTGGAACTGAGGGGCTTTGGCGCCTTCACCACACGCGCCCGCGATGCGCGAACCGGGCGCAATCCGCGCACCGGCGAGCAGGTGCCGGTGTCAGCCAAACGCGTGCCCTATTTCAAACCGGGCAAGGAAATGCGCGAGCGGCTGAACGTCAAAACCGACGCCTGA
- a CDS encoding cation:proton antiporter domain-containing protein, protein MAGEINTQSFSDSLVILGAAGLVIPGFARFRISPVIGFILVGLAVGPAGLGALVGQYPWLYHVTISNREAIEPFAELGVILLLFSIGLELSFRRLWSMRAQVFGVGAAELIGSALLIALGLYLLGQPTAGAIGLGLALALSSTAVVLPMVGTQSAVGRSAFSMLLFEDLALVPIIFMLGALAPSVAASPDGPWSALADTLMKGGITIAVMLVLGRFTLPHIFSQAARTKSPEVFLAASLLVVIVSSLATSIAGLSPIVGALLAGILIAETDYHGEVEVMTAPFKGLALGVFLITVGMSLDIRVILANWPSLLLAVVGVVLAKTLVTTALLYLSGARKGVAAEVGLLMSSPSETTLIVLSAAAAAQLILPSTAAFWQIVTAIGLTITPLLARIGHDAARRIEMALGEDRVEKEEDQTEAAAVVIGFGRVGQMVCDLLKTHGQRFTVVESDPDVVADARRMGYPILFGDVARTEMLDRLRLGHARALILTMDDPVLSVRVTKRVRGWVPDLPIIARARDTDHAAQLYKAGASDAVPETLESSLQLAETALVDLGVAMGPVIASIHQMREDLRVGIKDAAQMEATPKLRRLRPDEVG, encoded by the coding sequence ATGGCCGGCGAAATCAATACCCAGAGCTTCAGCGACTCCCTCGTCATCCTTGGCGCAGCGGGGCTGGTGATACCGGGGTTCGCGCGTTTCCGGATCAGCCCGGTGATCGGTTTCATCCTCGTGGGCCTTGCGGTAGGCCCGGCGGGGCTGGGCGCGCTCGTCGGGCAATATCCCTGGCTCTATCATGTCACCATCTCCAACCGCGAGGCGATAGAACCGTTCGCGGAGCTGGGCGTCATCCTGCTGCTCTTTTCCATCGGGCTGGAACTGAGCTTCCGCCGCCTCTGGTCCATGCGCGCGCAGGTGTTCGGCGTGGGCGCGGCGGAACTCATCGGCAGCGCGCTGCTGATCGCGCTGGGCCTCTATCTGCTGGGTCAGCCGACCGCAGGGGCCATCGGCCTCGGCCTCGCGCTCGCTCTCTCCTCGACCGCGGTGGTGTTGCCCATGGTCGGGACGCAGAGCGCGGTGGGCCGCTCCGCCTTTTCCATGCTGCTGTTCGAGGATCTGGCGCTCGTTCCGATCATCTTCATGCTCGGCGCGCTCGCCCCGTCCGTCGCCGCCAGCCCGGACGGACCGTGGAGCGCATTGGCCGACACGCTGATGAAGGGCGGGATCACCATTGCGGTCATGCTGGTGCTGGGCCGCTTCACGCTGCCCCACATTTTCAGCCAGGCCGCGCGGACCAAAAGCCCCGAAGTGTTCCTGGCGGCCAGCCTGCTGGTCGTTATCGTCTCCAGCCTCGCCACCTCCATCGCGGGCCTCTCTCCGATCGTCGGCGCGCTGCTGGCGGGCATCCTGATCGCCGAAACGGACTATCATGGCGAGGTCGAGGTGATGACCGCACCGTTCAAGGGACTGGCGCTCGGCGTCTTCCTCATCACGGTGGGCATGAGCCTCGACATCCGCGTCATCCTCGCCAACTGGCCCAGCCTGCTGCTGGCGGTGGTCGGCGTCGTGCTGGCCAAGACGCTGGTGACGACCGCGCTCCTCTACCTGTCCGGCGCGCGCAAGGGCGTCGCGGCGGAAGTCGGCCTGCTGATGTCCAGCCCTTCGGAAACCACGCTGATCGTGCTGTCTGCGGCGGCGGCGGCGCAGCTCATCCTGCCCTCGACCGCCGCCTTCTGGCAGATCGTCACCGCCATCGGCCTCACCATCACGCCGCTCCTCGCCCGCATCGGCCATGACGCCGCGCGCCGGATCGAAATGGCGCTGGGCGAGGACAGGGTCGAAAAGGAGGAGGATCAAACCGAAGCGGCGGCTGTCGTCATCGGCTTCGGGCGCGTGGGCCAGATGGTGTGCGACCTGCTCAAGACCCATGGCCAGCGCTTCACCGTGGTCGAATCCGATCCCGATGTCGTCGCCGACGCGCGGCGGATGGGCTATCCGATCCTGTTCGGCGACGTGGCGCGGACGGAGATGCTGGACAGGCTGCGCCTCGGCCACGCCCGCGCGCTCATCCTGACGATGGACGATCCGGTGCTGTCGGTGCGCGTGACCAAGCGGGTGCGCGGCTGGGTGCCCGACCTGCCGATCATCGCCCGCGCCCGCGATACCGATCATGCCGCCCAACTCTACAAGGCGGGCGCCAGCGACGCGGTCCCCGAAACGCTCGAAAGCTCGCTGCAACTGGCGGAAACCGCGCTGGTCGACCTTGGCGTCGCGATGGGGCCGGTGATCGCGTCGATCCACCAGATGCGCGAGGATCTGCGCGTCGGGATCAAGGATGCGGCCCAGATGGAGGCCACGCCCAAGCTTCGGCGGCTGCGCCCGGACGAGGTCGGCTAG
- a CDS encoding TIGR02300 family protein: protein MVKAEWGTKRTCPKCATRFYDLGKDDPVTCINCNTAWMPEPVLKSKQPLPYEEAAPKKVIETADGELETADDDLDLDIDVDDDGDSPDNDVDLGGDDDLGVDAGGDGDDDDN from the coding sequence ATGGTGAAGGCTGAATGGGGCACGAAACGGACCTGCCCGAAATGCGCGACGCGCTTTTACGATCTGGGCAAGGATGATCCGGTAACCTGCATCAACTGCAACACGGCGTGGATGCCCGAGCCGGTTCTGAAGTCCAAGCAGCCGCTTCCCTATGAGGAAGCCGCGCCCAAGAAGGTCATCGAAACCGCCGATGGCGAGCTGGAGACGGCTGACGACGATCTGGACCTCGACATCGACGTCGATGACGATGGCGATTCCCCCGACAATGACGTCGATCTGGGCGGCGACGACGACCTGGGCGTCGACGCGGGCGGCGACGGCGACGACGACGATAATTGA
- a CDS encoding ATP-dependent helicase, with translation MTVPAPSPNDPPYLQGLNPPQREAVLTTEGPVLVLAGAGTGKTAALTARLAHLIATRRAWPSEILAVTFTNKAAREMRARVGGMIGDAVEGMPWLGTFHAIAAKMLRRHAELVGLQSNFTILDTDDQLRLLKQLVQAEGIDEKRWPARQLAGLIDQWKNKGLTPAEVGAGEAEAYAHGKGQKLYAAYQARLRDVNACDFGDLLLHVLTILKTHRDVLEQYQQKFRYIMVDEYQDTNSSQYLWLRLLAQSRKNICCVGDDDQSIYSWRGAEVANILRFEKDFPGAAIIRLEQNYRSTPHILGAASGVIAENGNRLGKTLWTDIDVGEKVRVVGVWDGPEEARSVGEEIEAIERSGASLEEVAILVRAQHQTREFEDRFIQIGLPYRIVGGFRFYERAEIRDALAYLRLVNQPADDLAFERIVNVPKRGLGDKAVEKLHRLARAQGVPLTLAAARILDTDELTPQARRSLGAFIGDLARWRDRAGQLPHAELARQILDESGYTAMLQAERSTESAGRLENLTELTRAMEEYETLGAFLEHVSLVMDNEAQADERKITIMTIHAAKGLEFDHVFLAGWEEGIFPSQRALDEGGLNSLEEERRLAYVAITRARRRCTIFHAANRRIYGQWTSSIPSRFVGELPPEHVDQESSMSGGASLWRANWSEREDPFANVARGTGRGPGWQRAQSSGQFSREPVRIVEARASAVSLGNKGRDDMAVGLRIFHQKFGYGTVAEIEGNKLEIDFETAGRKRVMDSFVSIA, from the coding sequence ATGACGGTTCCTGCCCCTTCTCCCAACGATCCGCCCTATCTTCAGGGTCTGAACCCGCCGCAGCGGGAGGCGGTGCTGACGACCGAGGGGCCGGTGCTGGTGCTCGCAGGCGCGGGGACGGGCAAGACGGCGGCGCTGACCGCCCGGCTCGCCCATCTGATCGCGACCCGCCGTGCATGGCCCTCCGAAATCCTCGCCGTCACCTTCACCAACAAGGCCGCGCGGGAGATGCGCGCGCGGGTCGGCGGGATGATCGGCGACGCGGTGGAGGGGATGCCGTGGCTTGGCACCTTCCACGCCATCGCCGCCAAGATGCTGCGCCGCCACGCCGAACTGGTCGGCCTGCAATCCAATTTCACCATCCTCGATACGGACGACCAGTTGCGCCTGCTCAAGCAGCTCGTGCAGGCCGAAGGCATCGACGAGAAGCGCTGGCCCGCCCGCCAGCTTGCGGGCCTCATCGACCAGTGGAAGAACAAGGGACTGACCCCGGCGGAGGTCGGCGCGGGCGAGGCCGAAGCCTATGCCCATGGCAAGGGGCAAAAGCTCTATGCCGCGTATCAGGCCCGGCTGCGCGACGTGAATGCCTGCGACTTCGGAGACTTGCTGCTCCATGTTCTGACGATCCTGAAGACGCATCGCGACGTGCTGGAGCAATATCAGCAGAAGTTCCGCTACATCATGGTGGACGAATATCAGGACACCAACAGCAGCCAGTATCTCTGGCTGCGGCTGCTCGCGCAGAGCCGCAAAAATATCTGCTGCGTCGGCGATGACGACCAGTCCATCTATTCGTGGCGCGGCGCGGAGGTCGCCAACATCCTGCGGTTCGAGAAGGATTTTCCCGGCGCGGCGATCATCCGGCTGGAACAGAATTACCGCTCGACGCCGCACATCCTGGGCGCAGCGTCCGGCGTGATCGCGGAAAATGGCAACCGTCTCGGCAAGACGCTGTGGACCGACATCGACGTGGGCGAAAAGGTCCGCGTCGTCGGCGTCTGGGACGGCCCGGAGGAAGCACGCAGCGTCGGCGAGGAGATCGAGGCGATCGAACGCAGCGGCGCCTCGCTGGAGGAAGTCGCGATCCTCGTGCGCGCCCAGCACCAGACCCGCGAGTTCGAGGACCGCTTCATCCAGATCGGCCTGCCCTACCGCATCGTCGGCGGCTTCCGCTTCTACGAGCGCGCCGAAATCCGCGACGCGCTCGCTTATCTGCGCCTCGTCAACCAGCCCGCCGACGACCTTGCCTTCGAACGCATCGTCAACGTGCCCAAACGCGGCCTTGGCGACAAGGCGGTGGAGAAGCTCCATCGCCTCGCCCGTGCGCAGGGCGTGCCGCTGACGCTGGCGGCCGCACGCATCCTCGACACGGACGAGCTGACGCCGCAGGCCCGCCGTTCGCTCGGCGCGTTCATCGGCGACCTCGCGCGCTGGCGCGACCGGGCGGGCCAGCTCCCCCACGCGGAACTGGCACGGCAGATCCTCGACGAAAGCGGCTATACCGCCATGCTTCAGGCCGAACGTTCGACCGAAAGCGCCGGGCGGCTCGAAAACCTGACCGAACTGACCCGCGCGATGGAGGAATATGAGACGCTGGGCGCGTTCCTGGAGCATGTCAGCCTCGTCATGGATAACGAAGCGCAGGCGGACGAGCGCAAGATCACGATCATGACCATCCACGCGGCCAAGGGGCTGGAATTCGACCATGTGTTCCTCGCCGGATGGGAAGAAGGCATCTTCCCATCGCAGCGGGCGCTCGACGAAGGCGGCCTCAACAGTCTGGAGGAGGAACGCCGCCTCGCCTATGTGGCGATCACGCGGGCGCGGCGGCGCTGCACCATCTTCCATGCCGCGAACCGGCGGATCTACGGGCAATGGACCAGTTCCATTCCCTCCCGTTTCGTGGGCGAACTGCCGCCCGAGCATGTCGATCAGGAAAGCAGCATGTCGGGCGGCGCGTCGCTCTGGCGCGCCAACTGGTCGGAACGCGAAGACCCTTTCGCCAATGTCGCGCGCGGCACGGGGCGCGGTCCGGGTTGGCAGCGTGCACAATCGTCCGGCCAGTTCAGCCGCGAACCTGTCCGCATCGTCGAAGCGCGCGCATCGGCCGTGTCGCTCGGCAACAAGGGCCGCGACGACATGGCTGTGGGCCTGCGCATATTCCATCAGAAGTTCGGTTACGGCACCGTCGCGGAGATCGAAGGCAACAAGCTGGAGATAGATTTCGAAACGGCGGGACGCAAAAGGGTGATGGACAGCTTCGTAAGCATCGCCTGA
- a CDS encoding CBU_0592 family membrane protein, with translation MTFDWANIVGLAGSGLMVVAYAYSNMAKTLNFFIFNLLNLVGSLLLIWSLTVHFNLASMALEIVWAAIALLGLGNAVRRKRP, from the coding sequence ATGACCTTCGACTGGGCCAACATCGTCGGCTTGGCCGGCAGCGGCCTCATGGTCGTCGCCTATGCCTATAGCAACATGGCGAAGACGCTGAACTTCTTCATCTTCAATCTGCTGAACCTCGTCGGCTCGCTGCTGCTGATCTGGTCGCTGACCGTGCATTTCAATCTGGCGTCGATGGCGCTGGAGATTGTCTGGGCGGCCATCGCGCTGCTCGGGCTTGGCAACGCCGTGCGGAGGAAGCGCCCATGA
- the rpsA gene encoding 30S ribosomal protein S1: MASVAFPTRDDFAALLNDSLGGEDGGFEGRVVKGTVTAIENDLAVIDVGLKSEGRVPLREFAAPGQKADLKVGDEVEVYVDRVENAHGEAMLSRDRARREAAWDKLESEFTENARVEGVIFGRVKGGFTVDLDGAVAFLPGSQVDIRPVRDVTPLMDIPQPFQILKMDRRRGNIVVSRRAILEETRAEQRSGLIQTLAEGQIIEGVVKNITDYGAFVDLGGIDGLLHVTDLSYKRINHPNEMINIGDTVRVQIIRINRDTQRISLGMKQLESDPWEGAAAKYPVGAKLSGRVTNITEYGAFVELEAGIEGLVHVSEMSWTKKNVHPGKIVSTSQEVDVIVLEVDPEKRRISLGLKQAISNPWDSFAERHPVGSTVEGEVKNATEFGLFIGLDGDVDGMVHMSDIAWGISGEDALALHRKGETVQAVVLDIDVEKERISLGMKQLERGGPAAGGTSAASAGLNKNAIVTVTVLEVRDGGLEVQAGDDGATGFIKRSDLGRDRDEQRSERFQIGQKFDAMVTGFDRAKKPTFSIKAMQIAEEKQAVAQYGSSDSGASLGDILGEALKAKSEG; encoded by the coding sequence ATGGCCTCTGTGGCATTCCCCACGCGCGACGATTTCGCCGCGCTTCTCAATGATTCCCTCGGTGGCGAGGATGGCGGCTTCGAAGGCCGCGTCGTCAAGGGCACCGTAACCGCCATCGAAAACGACCTCGCCGTCATCGACGTGGGCCTCAAGTCCGAAGGCCGCGTGCCGCTGCGCGAATTCGCCGCGCCGGGCCAGAAGGCCGATCTCAAGGTCGGTGACGAAGTTGAAGTCTATGTCGACCGCGTCGAAAACGCCCATGGCGAAGCGATGCTGTCGCGCGACCGCGCCCGCCGCGAAGCCGCATGGGACAAGCTGGAAAGCGAATTTACCGAAAACGCCCGCGTCGAAGGCGTGATCTTCGGTCGCGTCAAGGGCGGCTTCACCGTCGATCTCGACGGCGCGGTGGCCTTCCTTCCCGGTTCGCAGGTCGACATCCGCCCCGTGCGCGACGTCACCCCGCTGATGGACATTCCCCAGCCCTTCCAGATCCTCAAGATGGATCGCCGCCGCGGCAACATCGTCGTGTCGCGCCGCGCCATTCTGGAAGAAACCCGCGCCGAACAGCGCTCGGGCCTCATCCAGACGCTGGCCGAAGGCCAGATCATCGAGGGCGTGGTCAAGAACATCACCGATTACGGCGCGTTCGTTGACCTTGGCGGCATCGACGGTCTGCTGCACGTCACCGATCTCAGCTACAAGCGGATCAACCACCCCAACGAGATGATCAACATCGGCGATACCGTCCGCGTCCAGATCATCCGCATCAACCGCGACACGCAGCGCATCAGCCTCGGCATGAAGCAGCTTGAAAGCGATCCGTGGGAAGGCGCCGCCGCCAAATATCCGGTCGGCGCGAAGCTGTCGGGCCGCGTCACGAACATCACCGAATATGGTGCGTTCGTCGAGCTGGAAGCGGGCATCGAAGGCCTTGTCCACGTTTCGGAAATGTCCTGGACCAAGAAGAACGTCCACCCCGGCAAGATCGTTTCGACCAGCCAGGAAGTCGACGTCATCGTCCTGGAAGTCGATCCCGAAAAGCGCCGCATCAGCCTGGGCCTCAAGCAGGCGATCTCCAACCCCTGGGACAGCTTTGCCGAGCGTCACCCGGTCGGTTCGACCGTCGAGGGCGAAGTCAAGAACGCGACCGAATTCGGCCTGTTCATCGGCCTCGATGGCGACGTCGACGGCATGGTCCACATGTCGGACATCGCCTGGGGCATCTCGGGCGAGGACGCGCTGGCGCTGCACCGCAAGGGCGAGACGGTTCAGGCCGTCGTTCTCGACATCGACGTCGAGAAGGAGCGCATCAGCCTCGGCATGAAGCAGCTTGAGCGTGGCGGTCCGGCAGCGGGCGGCACTTCGGCTGCGTCGGCTGGCCTCAACAAGAACGCGATCGTCACCGTGACCGTGCTTGAAGTCCGCGACGGCGGTCTGGAAGTCCAGGCCGGCGACGATGGCGCCACCGGCTTCATCAAGCGCAGCGACCTTGGCCGCGACCGTGACGAGCAGCGTTCCGAACGCTTCCAGATCGGCCAGAAGTTCGACGCCATGGTGACCGGTTTCGACCGCGCCAAGAAGCCGACCTTCTCGATCAAGGCGATGCAGATTGCCGAGGAAAAGCAGGCGGTTGCCCAATATGGCTCGTCCGACAGCGGCGCGTCGCTGGGCGACATTCTGGGCGAAGCGCTCAAGGCGAAGAGCGAGGGCTGA